The proteins below come from a single Danaus plexippus chromosome 20, MEX_DaPlex, whole genome shotgun sequence genomic window:
- the LOC116774077 gene encoding uncharacterized protein LOC116774077 isoform X4 yields MNLAVRFDEENMPAPASCMSAEHGCVMFDCLVHLWEWIDPPVTQTDYQMENKKNVTATQQPVTQQHLMAHHVHPDQIYSPQQTQLPTLVNNQAAQIQQNGVMHQLLQSQYHSNMNARSPLLENKHEMYGTGHNHDYVRHYGANDNYNYPQSPPRIEKTEIHTDHNVNHELLQNMPKGYNAEVYQDYMKRNPPKDTNQIYQNHQPMYRPNMNQYGSKPYLPYSNRIGPQSNTELLRRQYNEIQQMKMQQQMHYQNQAQMHQQQKFAERQLLLQQIHGVQPPPNLQNSIYSDSSYRDLDRYSSKNDFKEYSSNDIQRDMERYAKNYDYNDMDIQNRQYQESQWQTNHNDYRESERQRQYSEHEKSKSQSPPSDYSNQKTNSGVVSPMKSSESSTPSIKSPSSDSRRSSSGTQALRSPTAQRIPSAPVSMSGMLYKQGSDGLKVWRKRWFVLSEYCLFYYKSQDEEKLLGSVLLPSYKVSACSAEDKVMRKFAFKLEHANMRTYVLAALDQEAMMKWVKALTMAALMQNTNEQKQNDRSAKSEESNEEAGPTYANAPPKPRRSNDGYNSPSPDMLRNQHTKEDEEKIESLYDKKPNYNPFLQDYSGQERKSQENEDVSRVTADMSKTSIYSEHYSDNRSIKSHDPNVYNREMYGDINMKSNKTNANMNERTPETYGRPNASAYSEKIGDYEDIYSAYNNDSGKIYPKSPNPSQSRDTVSLSSHKSPQEQNTNYVQEKTFSGPSVLRRKKMQASGIQPTMPRPHSADFLEYESKNEALNNSVPVRKTNDQTKQPQRPKSSLDINSYYDPSSDKYYSEESYAEKMRQSAQYLQQQNMGPKNIRIPLEKYASGLAEKQLHSPYNQNNNNNYETEFNVNRTVRDHTNYASTIQDREGMNSNWTLKEKDLENQKEYLNRSGSVMSDGSNVSAIIKDSRFDPSSEGFMRSASARLPSERDRDKKVQQREESMKRLLEWKQRMLQSPLTRKSTPATISLARSLNQSRQSLRSDQYKPKTYKNASYNSYSSDDEEESPGTELQKMGNMQAGRSDLINITCPTLMQTSPPHAVHSNLLSDKADMTNNIVENVTKDIENTYENILCSGETTKTMVSDDIEIENEVVINIDDYNLGNSLDVDEDGYETNDSEAESETQLEYTDNDLDEVLLESDNEVEDTKDNVAEVKTVSTVEDTFDEVKPEQLPVRPLGEDHYLPMSPRKMSAIEPAHKTILDNLSDYEHASKQNYEDNHYVEMNLGTDDDSMQTYELVCVNNGRVEPVYMELNNIVPEKCNTEDTSKSNSLSDTTSHFADTKEQTLKRISKGDKNAKEKLDFSDVEEDPNSSKLSLDSPFSRFSISDTFRPASYYLSGSRTILDRQDSSDSDIPSSTPIFNSPSEDNLLDEELSRYILDKLDKSDISQDNSIIKMLTSENQKMNKMKRKTTSLMIYGSRTSIHDTLTRGEKVRNSRASLTNDLNKTIGSECSLMSNSNIEQNDPNITETESLKSYNADKGSSRLSIESDVSSKFDMATSNMSSEIQSLIDSDSLVDFRHPYGFRNLEDIKRRPLSDDSLFELTETENYVSSESMPAVNLDTYLQRLQEGTSDSSINNDSDCPNNTRNKEFLQENNLLLDRIHTVVSHTRSSSTPVKSAAKNSDKNSLGARHKYTTDHRYDFADSQSSCSSSGIPKSPTSFYRKNCHENTLMRKNLNSDILVDKIKEFDKDKLAQRTDNGTSSSSVTTGFHSRESSTEHSAPYYYSDLSSQEHINVLPTSHYLKKTNIHRKLNNQRRRGPMHKNNEISHIRNPIRNNQVSDQQFDLVASARSVSVEFLSVVEKNPDIDLKNIYVSTGGKTSKIPESMSLLSSLGCKNSTKKKNLNLDLLEDANISNHSNVNTSMPVSSESMSSHCSGNSSNTVYYDAETEANAYENVLYHGERHWDEDIIWRDNLRRVSHRHARSMDDLDTMPTDNVQNGAYVNTSSMNSIKRIKKCIPEKSKKVATYVNCDIQSLVQRRNIEAAISKCDENDENDVYVSLANDSELPESIEGVYEQLAIDTSDQSRNNNEKNRKKFEIDRENLRQWDLMSSGLMKDKKGRVRSTVASRDDSDEHRITEIGTESTSNEGIL; encoded by the exons GATCGATCCACCGGTGACACAGACGGACTATCAGatggagaataaaaaaaatgtaacagcAACCCAACAGCCGGTGACACAGCAACATCTCATGGCTCATCATGTCCATCCTGACCAAATATATTCACCCCAACAGACGCAGTTACCCACACTTGTTAATAATCAAGCCGCGCAAATCCAACAGAATGGCGTCATGCATCAACTATTACAAAGCCAATATCACTCGAATATGAATGCACGATCGCCACTCCTTGAAAACAAGCACGAGATGTATGGAACTGGACATAATCACGACTATGTTAGACATTACGGGGCGAATGACAATTACAATTATCCACAATCACCGCCCAGAATTGAAAAAACCGAGATTCACACAGACCACAACGTAAATCACGAACTGCTTCAGAATATGCCTAAAGGTTACAACGCTGAAGTTTATCAAGATTATATGAAACGAAACCCACCGAAAGACACTAACCAAATATATCAAAACCATCAACCTATGTACAGACCTAACATGAACCAGTACGGTTCTAAGCCGTATCTTCCTTATTCAAACAGAATAGGGCCCCAAAGTAACACGGAATTATTGAGGAGGCAGTATAATGAAATTCAACAGATGAAAATGCAACAACAGATGCATTATCAGAATCAAGCTCAGATGCATCAACAGCAAAAATTCGCTGAACGACAACTTTTACTGCAGCAAATCCATGGAGTACAACCGCCGCCGAACTTGCAGAACAGCATTTATTCAGACAGTTCGTACAGAGACTTAGATCGATATAGCAGTAAGAATGACTTCAAGGAGTACAGCAGTAATGATATACAACGAGATATGGAGAGGTACGCCAAGAACTATGATTACAACGACATGGACATACAAAACAGACAGTACCAGGAGAGTCAATGGCAGACAAACCATAACGACTACAGGGAATCCGAAAGGCAAAGACAATATTCGGAACACGAGAAATCAAAAAGCCAATCCCCGCCGTCTGACTATAGCAACCAAAAGACCAATTCAGGAGTCGTATCTCCTATGAAATCTAGTGAATCTAGTACTCCCAGTATAAAATCTCCTTCATCAGATAGTAGGAGAAGTAGTAGCGGCACTCAAGCACTACGTTCACCGACTGCCCAAAGAATACCATCAGCGCCAGTGAGCATGTCCGGAATGCTGTATAAACAGGGCTCTGATGGCCTTAAAGTTTGGAGGAAACGGTGGTTCGTGCTATCTGAGTACTGTTTATTTTACTACAAAA GTCAAGACGAGGAGAAGTTACTGGGTTCTGTGTTATTACCGTCATACAAAGTATCAGCTTGCAGCGCAGAGGATAAAGTGATGCGGAAGTTTGCTTTCAAACTGGAGCATGCGAATATGCGTACATACGTGTTAGCGGCTTTGGACCAGGAAGCCATGATGAAATGGGTGAAGGCGCTTACAATGGCCGCGTTAATGCAAAATACcaa TGAACAGAAACAAAATGACCGATCAGCGAAATCAGAG GAAAGTAATGAGGAAGCCGGCCCAACTTATGCCAACGCCCCACCAAAACCGAGACGATCCAACGATGGATATAATTCACCTAGTCCGGATAT GTTAAGAAACCAACATACTAAAGAGGACGAAGAAAAAATTGAAAGTCTATACGATAAGAAGCCTAATTACAATCCATTCTTACAAGATTATTCTGGACAAGAGAGGAAATCCCAAGAGAACGAAGATGTTAGTCGTGTGACGGCAGATATGAGCAAAACATCTATATACAGTGAACATTATTCTGATAACAGAAGCATTAAGTCACACGACCCGAATGTATACAATAGAGAAATGTACGgagatattaatatgaaaagtaataaaactaacGCTAACATGAACGAACGCACTCCTGAAACATACGGACGACCGAACGCATCGGCGTACAGTGAGAAAATAGGAGATTACGAAGATATTTACAGCGCGTACAATAATGATAGTGGAAAAATATACCCGAAATCTCCGAACCCATCGCAGTCTAGGGATACCGTCAGTCTGTCCAGCCACAAGTCACCCCAAGAACAAAATACGAATTAT gtaCAGGAGAAAACTTTCTCTGGACCATCCGTTCTGAGGAGGAAGAAGATGCAGGCAAGTGGCATTCAACCGACGATGCCGCGACCGCACAGCGCTGACTTTTTAGAATACGAGTCCAAAAACGAAGCCCTTAACAATTCGGTCCCAGTACGGAAAACTAACGACCAAACCAAACAACCACAACGTCCCAAATCCAGTTTAGACATCAATTCATATTACGACCCCAGTTCAGACAAATACTATTCAGAGGAGAGCTATGCAGAAAAAATGCGGCAATCCGcacaatatttacaacaacagAACATGGGCCccaaaaatatacgtattcCTTTAGAGAAATACGCGAGTGGACTGGCCGAAAAACAGCTGCATTCACCGTACAAccaaaataacaacaataactaTGAGACAGAGTTCAACGTCAATAGAACAGTACGAGATCATACGAACTATGCGTCCACGATACAAGACCGCGAAGGAATGAATTCCAACTGGACCTTAAAAGAAAAAGACCTTGAAAACCAAAAGGAATACCTCAATAGAAGTGGTAGTGTCATGAGCGATGGTTCAAATGTTAGtgctataataaaagattCTAGATTCGATCCCAGCTCCGAAGGTTTCATGAGATCAGCAAGTGCCAGATTGCCGTCGGAAAGAGACAGAGATAAAAAAGTGCAACAG cGCGAGGAATCTATGAAAAGGCTTTTAGAATGGAAGCAGAGGATGTTACAATCGCCTTTAACTAGGAAAAGTACACCGGCGACTATTTCTTTGGCAAGATCCTTGAATCAGAGCCGACAATCGTTGAGATCTGATCAATATAAGCCCAAAACATATAAGAACGCCTCTTACAACAGTTACTCTTCAGATGACGAAG AAGAATCACCGGGCACTGAACTGCAAAAAATGGGAAATATGCAGGCAGGAAGGTccgatttaataaatatcacatgTCCTACCTTAATGCAGACAAGTCCTCCGCACGCTGTACATTCGAATTTATTAAGTGATAAAGCCGACATGACCAATAACATTGTCGAAAACGTTACCAAAGatatagaaaatacatatgaaaatattttatgcagcGGCGAAACGACCAAGACGATGGTCAGTGAtgatattgaaatagaaaatgaAGTTGTCATAAATATCGACGATTATAATTTAGGAAATTCGCTTGATGTAGATGAAGATGGTTATGAGACAAATGACAGCGAAGCAGAATCAGAAACACAACTAGAATATACCGATAATGATTTAGATGAAGTCTTATTAGAATCTGATAATGAAGTCGAAGATACAAAAGATAATGTGGCTGAAGTGAAAACAGTTTCCACGGTGGAAGACACTTTTGATGAGGTTAAACCTGAACAACTTCCTGTTCGACCATTGGGAGAAGATCATTACTTGCCTATGAGTCCACGCAAAATGTCAGCTATAGAACCAGCTCACAAGACAATCTTAGATAATTTAAGTGATTATGAGCACGCctctaaacaaaattatgaagATAATCACTATGTTGAAATGAATTTAGGCACTGATGATGACAGTATGCAAACTTACGAATTGGTTTGTGTCAATAATGGAAGGGTTGAGCCAGTTTACAtggaactaaataatattgtaccagaaaagtgtaatacagAAGATACAAGTAAATCAAATAGTTTGTCAGATACAACATCACATTTTGCAGATACAAAAGAGCAAACACTTAAAAGAATATCTAAAGGAGATAAGAATGCTAAAGAAAAATTGGACTTTTCTGATGTTGAAGAAGATCCGAACAGTTCCAAACTTTCACTTGATTCGCCATTTAGTAGATTTAGTATTTCTGATACGTTTAGACCGGCGTCTTATTATTTGAGTGGAAGTAGAACCATTTTGGACAGACAAGATAGTTCAGACAGCGACATTCCATCATCAACACCAATATTTAATTCGCCGTCCGAGGATAATTTGCTTGATGAGGAACTATCGCGTTATATTTTAGACAAATTAGACAAATCTGATATTTCACAAGacaattcaataattaaaatgttgacAAGTGAGAAtcaaaaaatgaataaaatgaaaaggaaAACCACGTCTCTTATGATTTATGGAAGTCGGACGTCAATTCATGATACTCTAACAAGAGGAGAAAAAGTTCGCAACAGTAGAGCGAGTTTgacaaatgatttaaataaaactatcggATCAGAATGCAGTTTGATGAGTAATTCGAATATTGAACAAAATGATCCAAATATCACAGAGACAGAATCTCTTAAAAGTTACAATGCAGATAAAGGATCTTCTAGATTATCTATCGAATCAGATGTGAGTAGCAAATTTGATATGGCAACATCAAATATGTCCTCCGAAATTCAAAGTCTTATAGATTCGGATTCATTGGTTGACTTTCGTCATCCATATGGCTTTCGCAATTTAGAAGATATAAAAAGGAGGCCTCTATCCGATGACTCCTTGTTTGAGTTAACAGAAACAGAAAATTATGTTTCCAGCGAATCAATGCCTGCAGTTAATCTAGATACGTATTTACAAAGATTGCAGGAAGGAACAAGTGACTCAAGCATAAATAATGATAGCGATTGCCCTAATAATACTaggaataaagaatttttacaagaaaacaatttactaTTGGACCGTATTCACACAGTAGTTTCACACACTAGATCCTCAAGTACACCTGTTAAAAGTGCTGCAAAAAATTCTGATAAAAATAGTTTGGGAGCTCGTCATAAATATACCACGGATCATAGATATGATTTTGCAGATTCACAAAGTTCTTGTAGTTCTTCAGGAATACCGAAATCTCCTACTTCTTTTTATAGAAAGAACTGTCATGAAAATACCTTAATGAGAAAAAATCTGAACAGCGATATTCTTgtggataaaataaaagaattcgaCAAAGATAAGCTGGCTCAAAGAACTGACAACGGAACTTCTTCTTCATCTGTTACAACTGGCTTTCATAGTAGAGAGAGTTCCACAGAACATAGTGCGCCATACTATTATTCAGATCTCTCTTCTCAAGAACATATAAACGTTTTGCCAACCTCACATTACTTAAAAAAGACCAATATTCATCGTAAACTAAATAATCAAAGACGAAGAGGTCCGATgcacaaaaataatgaaatcagCCACATTCGAAATCCAATACGTAATAATCAAGTTTCAGATCAACAATTCGACTTAGTTGCGTCAGCAAGGAGCGTGTCAGTGGAATTTTTAAGTGTAGTGGAGAAGAATCCAGATATAgatctcaaaaatatatacgtatcaACGGGTGGTAAAACTTCTAAAATACCTGAATCAATGAGCTTGCTGTCTAGTCTTGGATGTAAAAATAGTACAAAGAAAAAGAATTTGAATTTAGATTTATTGGAAGATGCAAACATTTCAAACCATAGTAATGTAAACACTTCTATGCCAGTTTCTTCCGAGAGCATGTCATCCCACTGTAGTGGGAATTCGTCAAACACTGTTTATTATGACGCTGAAACAGAAGCGAATGCATATGAAAACGTGTTGTATCACGGAGAGAGACATTGGGATGAAGATATTATATGGAGAGATAATTTGAGACGTGTATCGCATAGACACGCAAGATCTATGGATGATTTAGATACAATGCCTACAGATAACGTACAGAATGGAGCATACGTTAACACATCCTCTATGAATAGTATTAAACGTATTAAGAAATGTATTCCCGAAAAGAGTAAAAAGGTTGCTACTTACGTCAATTGTGATATTCAAAGCCTAGTCCAAAGGCGGAATATAGAAGCTGCTATTTCTAAATGTGACGAAAATGACGAGAACGATGTGTATGTAAGTCTTGCAAACGATTCCGAACTACCTGAATCTATAGAAGGTGTCTATGAGCAGCTAGCGATCGATACTAGTGACCAGTCgcgtaataataatgaaaaaaatagaaagaaaTTTGAAATTGATAGGGAAAATCTTAGGCAGTGGGACTTAATGTCTAGTGGTCTCATGAAAGATAAAAAAGGACGCGTGCGGAGTACCGTCGCAAGTAGGGACGATAGTGATGAACACCGTATAACGGAAATTGGTACTGAAAGTACAAGCAATGAAGGTATCCTATAG